AGGATCATGGCAAACTTGGGATCGTCTTCCACAATCAGGACCACCTGGTCTCTGTTTTTAATGTCCAGGCGGTCATCCAGGACCTCCCCTGTTTCCCGGTTCCGGGCCTGGGGTTGGGACAAAGGTGAGGAAGACGGAGAGGCGGGGCCGGATTGCCGGCTGTCGGGAAGGTCAGGGGGCGTTTCCGATGAGGCCGATCCGAATAACCCATGGGCCGGCCCGGCATAAATCCGGGGCAAATACAGGGTGAAGGTGCTGCCTTTCCCGGGGGTGCTGACCAGTTTAAGTTCCCCGCCCAGGAGAATGGCTATCTCCCGCGAGATGGCCAGCCCCAGACCGGTGCCGCCATATTTGCGGGAAGTCGAGCCGTCGGCCTGCTGGAAGGCCTCAAAGATGATCCTCTGCTTTTCCGGGGGAATGCCGATGCCGGTATCGGTCACGGCAAAGGCCATGACCTGGTCAGCTTTATTGAGGACATCATGATCCCGGCTCCAGCCGGAAGTCACCGGAGACACTCGCAGGGCCACCTGGCCTTTTTCCGTAAACTTGAAGGAATTGCTCAGGAGGTTTTTGATGATCTGTTGGAGACGCTTTACATCGGTGTGGATCGTGTTGGGTAACTGAGGATTAATCTCGATCTCGAACTCCAGATTCTTGGCTTGGGCCATGTGGCGGAAGGTCCGCTCCGTCTGGGTCTGGAGGTCGGCAAAGGCATAGTCCTCCAGGTCCAAAGTGGCCTTGCCGGATTCGATCTTGGACAGATCCAGGATATCGTTGATCAGGTTGAGCAGATCATTCCCGGAGCCGTGGATGGTTGATGCAAATTCCACCTGCCTGGGATTGAGGTTTCCATCCGGATTTTCCGCCAACTGCTGGGAGAGGATGAGCAGAGAATTTAAGGGCGTCCGCAGCTCATGGCTCATGTTGGCTAAAAATTCACTCTTGTATTTGGAGGTCAGGGCCAATTGTTCAGCCTTATCCTCAATGGCGATTCTGGCTTCATCGATCTCCCGGTTCTTGCGCTCCACCTCTTCGTTTTGTTCGGCCAGAAGCTTGGCCTTCTCTTCCAGTTCCTCATTGGTCTGCTGGAGTTCTTCCTGCTGGTTCTGGAGCTCTTCGGCCAGGGACTGGGACTGCTTGAGGAGCTCTTCGGTGCGCATGGTGGCCTCAATGGTATTGAGCACGATGCCCAGGCTCTCGGTGAGCTGTTCCAGGAAGGTCAAGTGGACGCTGGAATAACGGTCGAAGGAGGCCAGTTCGAATACGGCCTTGACCGCGCCCTCAAAAAGGACCGGCAGGACCACGATGTTCAGGGGCGGAGCCTCGCCCAGACCGGAGGTGATGCGCACATAATCCGGCGGGACCTGGGTCAGCAGGATACGCTGTTTTTCAAAGGCGCATTGTCCGACCAGGCCTTCCCCGACCTTCCAGGTCTTGGAAAGGTTCTTTCGTTCCTGGTATCCGTAGGTGGTCAGCAGCTTAAGCATCTGGGTGGTTTCAGTGGTCTCCATGAGGTAGAAGACCCCGTGCTGACAGGCCACCAGCGGGGCCAGTTCCGAAAGGAGCGTCTGGGCCACGGAGTTGACATCGCGCTGTCCCTGAAGCATCCGGGTGAACTTGGTCAGGTTGGTCTTAAGCCAATCCTGCTCGGCGTTGGTCATGGTCGTTTCCCGCAGATTACGGATCATTTCGTTGATGTTGTCTTTCAGTTCCGAGACTTCGCCCCGGGCCTGAACGGTTACGGCCCGGGACAGGTCGCCCTTGGTCACGGCCGTGGAGACCTCGGCAATGGCCCGGACTTGTTCGGACAGATTGGCCGCCAGTTGGTTGACGTTATCGGTCAGGTCCTTCCAGATCCCGGCCGCACCGGGCACCCTGGCCTGGCCTCCGAGCTTACCATCCACCCCCACCTCCCGGGCCACATTGGTCACCTGGTCCCCGAAGGTAGCCAGGGTGTCAATCATATTATTGATGGTATCGGCTAACGATGCGATCTCTCCCCTGGCCTGGACCGTCAGTTTTTGTTTCAGGTCCCCCGTGGCTACGGCAGTCACCACCTTGGCGATGCCCCGCACCTGATCGGTCAGGTTGGTGGCCATGAGGTTGACGCTGTCGGTCAGGTCCTTCCAGATTCCGGCTACCCCTTTTACCTGGGCCTGGCCCCCGAGCTTGCCGTCCGTGCCCACTTCCCGGGCCACCCGAGTCACCTCCGAGGCAAAGGCATTGAGCTGATCGACCATAGTATTGATGGTGTTTTTGAGTTCCAGCATCTCACCCTTGACATCCACGGTGATTTTCTGGGAAAGATCTCCGGAAGCCACGGCCGTGGTCACTTTGGCGATGTTGCGCACCTGGGCCGTCAGGTTGCTGGCCATGAAGTTGACGCTTTCGGTTAAATCCTTCCAGGTCCCGGCCACACCGGAGACAAACCCTTGGCCCCCCAGCCGGCCTTCGGTGCCCACTTCGCGGGCCACACGGGTGACCTCCGAAGCAAAGGCCCGGAGCTGATCGACCATGGTGTTGATGGTGTCCTTGAGCTGCAGGAATTCCCCTCGGACATCGACGGTGATTTTTTTACCCAGGTCCCCATTGGCCACAGAAACGGTCACCTCGGCGATGTTGCGCACCTGGGCGGTCAGATTGTTGGCCATGAGGTTAACGTTGTCGGTCAGGTCCTTCCAGACCCCGGCCACGCCCTTAACCTCGGCCTGGC
This is a stretch of genomic DNA from Deltaproteobacteria bacterium. It encodes these proteins:
- a CDS encoding HAMP domain-containing protein, with the protein product VDRLNAFASEVTRVAREVGTDGKLGGQAQVEDVSGTWKDLTESVNSMAANLTNQVRNIANVTTAVANGDLSQKITVEAMGEILELKDTINAMVDRLNAFASEVTRVAREVGTDGKLGGQAKVEDVSGTWKDLTESVNFMAANLTDQVRNIANVTTAVANGDLTQKITVAAMGEILELKNTINTMVDQLNGFASEVTRVAREVGTDGKLGGQAQVAGISGIWKDLTDNVNLLAANLTNQVRNIALVTTAVAGGDLGKKMTVDVKGEILDLKNTINIMVDQLNGFASEVTRVAKEVGTDGKLGGQAEVEGVSGTWKDLTDSVNSMATNLTNQVRGIANVTTAVANGDLTQKITVEAKGEILELKNTINIMVDQLNTFASEVTRVAREVGAEGKLGGQAEVKGVAGTWKDLTDSVNFMASNLTNQVRNIAAVTTSVANGDLSKKVTVDVKGEILELKNTINIMVDQLNGFASEVTRVAREVGTEGKLGGQAEVKGVAGVWKDLTDNVNLMANNLTAQVRNIAEVTVSVANGDLGKKITVDVRGEFLQLKDTINTMVDQLRAFASEVTRVAREVGTEGRLGGQGFVSGVAGTWKDLTESVNFMASNLTAQVRNIAKVTTAVASGDLSQKITVDVKGEMLELKNTINTMVDQLNAFASEVTRVAREVGTDGKLGGQAQVKGVAGIWKDLTDSVNLMATNLTDQVRGIAKVVTAVATGDLKQKLTVQARGEIASLADTINNMIDTLATFGDQVTNVAREVGVDGKLGGQARVPGAAGIWKDLTDNVNQLAANLSEQVRAIAEVSTAVTKGDLSRAVTVQARGEVSELKDNINEMIRNLRETTMTNAEQDWLKTNLTKFTRMLQGQRDVNSVAQTLLSELAPLVACQHGVFYLMETTETTQMLKLLTTYGYQERKNLSKTWKVGEGLVGQCAFEKQRILLTQVPPDYVRITSGLGEAPPLNIVVLPVLFEGAVKAVFELASFDRYSSVHLTFLEQLTESLGIVLNTIEATMRTEELLKQSQSLAEELQNQQEELQQTNEELEEKAKLLAEQNEEVERKNREIDEARIAIEDKAEQLALTSKYKSEFLANMSHELRTPLNSLLILSQQLAENPDGNLNPRQVEFASTIHGSGNDLLNLINDILDLSKIESGKATLDLEDYAFADLQTQTERTFRHMAQAKNLEFEIEINPQLPNTIHTDVKRLQQIIKNLLSNSFKFTEKGQVALRVSPVTSGWSRDHDVLNKADQVMAFAVTDTGIGIPPEKQRIIFEAFQQADGSTSRKYGGTGLGLAISREIAILLGGELKLVSTPGKGSTFTLYLPRIYAGPAHGLFGSASSETPPDLPDSRQSGPASPSSSPLSQPQARNRETGEVLDDRLDIKNRDQVVLIVEDDPKFAMILLDTAHKKGFKGLITGSGEEVLPLVEKFQPAALTLDLHLPDIDGWTVLDRLKLNPKTQHIPVHIISVEDDRIHGLERGAFAYLQKPVTREALDNAFTRIQKLTKTRTRELLVVEDEENDQIAIKKLIGNGDVKITAVKTGKDALKALKAKTFDCMILDLGLPDISGFKVLEEMQKKPELQDLPVIVYTARDLTRDQETRLKKYAESIIVKGVQSPERLLAETTLFLHRVASKLPENKQKMIEKFYQSDLTLEKKKVLIVDDDVRNLFALTSVLERQKMEVLTAESGKEALETLKKTPEIDIVLMDIMMPEMDGYETMRQIRKIKKFETLPIFALTAKAMKGDREKCLEAGASDYISKPVNTEQLLSLMRVWMQK